A segment of the Doryrhamphus excisus isolate RoL2022-K1 chromosome 7, RoL_Dexc_1.0, whole genome shotgun sequence genome:
ctctCATGGTAGTCTGCGGTCGGCTTCGAGTACGCTGGGAAAACGGAGAAGCACGCTTCACAGAAAGGTGATGTTGAAACTTGTTGCTCGTTTGGGTTTGAGCCACAGATTGCAGTTCTTATCCGGGCGTGTTCCTTTCTGCTGCCCGCATATTTCTCTCAACTTGACTGCATTCACTCGCTTTATTTAGGTTCATTGTGATGATTAGGCTTTGTTAAAGAAATGCTTGGTAATCAGATGCCAGCTTTGCCATTGTTTTCTGCTTGGTCtgtaccaggggtgggcaaactacggcccgggggccacatccggcccgccaagtgtttgaatacggcccgcccaatctttccaaagtatttcatttaaactcaacatacaacctggcatcatggcctgagccaaccttttgatggttgtatcaatttcgttgtttgacatggtctgttgtttacaaagtgctcctgaaaaaagggactcaagcacataataataataataataataataataataatacttattattattattattattattattattattattattagattattttaattattattagaactattatgattattataattattatattaattctaattattatattaattatatataatattattgttaaatttgcatattcattcattcattttctaccgctttttcctcacgagggtcgcagggggtgctggagcctatcccagctgtcttcgggcgtaaggcggggtacaccctggactggtggccagccaatcacagggcacatatagacaaacaaccattcacactcacattcatacctatggacaatttggagtcgccaattaacctagcatgtttttggaatgtgggaggaaaccggaatacccggagaaaacccacgcatgcacggggagaacatgcaaactccacacagagatggccgagggtggaattgaaccctggtctcctagctgtgaggtctgtgcgctaacccctagaccaccgtgccgccaaatttgcatattttacataataataatataataattattattttaattgtattgtaattattataatattttattatttttaaaatatttaaatgtaaatataaaataataaataataatagcagattgcatgacaattttacagatacaataataccaggtggactgttacgtgtaaaatatatagtctgcccccccccccccccccccccccccccccccccccccgtaaatgttgtcatatcaatgcggcccgcgagtcaaaaagtttgccccccCCTGGTCTGTACACTgctaacatatataacatataataattttatactgtatattgtcagTTCCACTACAGAAACAGAGGCTGACTCTTTCTCCGTGTTTTACTTTGCAGACTACAACACTGGCTTCGGGGGCAAATATGGTGTTCAGGCTGACCGCGTTGACCAAAGTGCGGTGGGCTTCGACTACCAAGGCAAAACCGAGAAGCACGAGTCCCAGAAAGGTTTGTCCGTTGATTGTTGGTATTTCCTGCATTAACCGCAGACAACGTGGAGAAATAATATCACATACACAAACAAGACTCTTGCCAGTCAAGAAAACTATATGCACAATGTCTTATAATATTTCTTGAGCATTTGATGAAAGCAAACAAACCGCAAATTGACTGATATTTTCTACAATCAGACCCATCTGCTCTGTCAAAAGGTGTTTCTGATCTTCTTGTGTTACCTTTTTGTTGTCCTTCCTCACATTCCACTCCTTGCTGTGTTCATTATGCAGATTATGCCAAAGGTTTTGGAGGAAAGTTTGGCGTGGAGACGGACAAAGTGGACAAGAGCGCCGTGGGCTTCGAGTACCAGGGCAAAACCGAGAGGCACGAGTCTCAGAAAGGTCGGTATCatcatttggattttttaactagGTGACATTTGGCATTAAAAGACCTGTTGGTTTGATGCATTCAGAGTCCTATGACAGATATatattaactccttatttctaaaatcactaatacttcaacttgctgatatagttcatcttcaaacagctaaaataatgcataaggctaaaaataaccaattagctaaaaatgtcatcaatacttctctacaagagaggagaaatatgatctaagggaagaagtacatttgaaacacttctatgctaggactacgttagcgttagcatagcatttcagtatgtggaatcaaactatggaatggattgagtaagggaatcaaacaatgcacaacgatgagccaattcaagaaacaatacaagcagttgatgtttgctaaatacaaggatgaagagtcttgaaccagtcatgatgtgctatacagtaaacctcggatatatcggactcggatatatcagaaattcgctcacaacggacagataaaaaagaaacgatttttctgtaatgcatttccaataaaaattcattgcatatatcggattttttataacggatttcgcctatttcggacaaaatctccagtcccgttccaatgcatttccatgaaatttccctggcatatatcggatggccgcatcgtggcgctccgattcgaatccgaatggtgacaggccgctatacgacgtcatttgcagcgtttgcagcgttgcctgcgcgtccaggtacattggaaacatagtcaaggaagtgcctttttataacgcataaaatcccatttacgcatataccggatataaatcccatatatgcgtaaaacggacattttccggtatacgcatataacggatttcgcttatatcggacaaaaccagtgggaacaattgaatccgatatatccgaggtttactgtatatatcactatattgacacttactatggtacacattatggcattggatgctcatatcagtacttcggtacgaggtacattatttaaaaaaaaaacaaccttaaactgtattatggaaagcaggaagtgaacaaatgtaagagttagtgattgtaaaagtaccagatggaggggtaggatttaataagctttgcttcttcctactccttttggacatgtggaactgggaactgattatgggatgcattcaattgtaatctgatgcatgttcaaatgaaattaaaccattaccattaccatatgaagAGCATGGTTTAGTATATAGGCCTGTAAAACCAAACCTGTACAGGTCTGCCTATTTGAAGCGGATGCTCAGTAACGCTGACCACTACTGGCTGATGTATTGTCCACTAGTAACCCCATTGCTATTGTGTGGTTTTGTGTGTACCAAACCTCAGAATGAAATGCAGTGTGGTCTGTACAGACCTGTCTggactctaaaaaaaaacaagcacatcACAGTACAGCAGCTCTACCTGTCGCTGCTTGTCTGACATACTTCTAAATGTGTTACTGCCTGCTTGGCAAGCTGTATTTACACATACTTGAGATAGCAACATTGTTCAAATAATACatgcaaaatatacatataactaCATATTTAGTCTACACTTGATTATACTTGATTATATTTGTCCTGTTTGGCACGTTTATTAATGAAGGAAAGACAAGACATGCACTCGGAAAGAGATTTAACCAGCCGTccttttgtttggtttggttcTACAGACTACGTCAAAGGCTTTGGGGGCAAATTTGGCGTGCAGACGGACAGGCAGGATAAATCTGCCCTGGGATGGGACCACCAGGAGAAACTACAGCTACATGAATCCCAGAAAGGTACATTTATATGCACtcttatacattcattcattttctaccgcttatactcacgagggtcacgggggtgctggagcctatcccagctgtctttggttgagaggcggggtacaccctggactggtcgcaatgcagccaatcatagggcacatatagacaaacaaccattcacactcacattcatacctatggacaatttggagtggctaattaacctagcatgtttttggaatgtgggaggaaaccggagtacccggaaaaaacccacgcatgcacggggagaacatgcaaactccacacggagatagccgagggtggaattgaaccctggtctcctagctgtgaggtctgcacgctaaccactcgtgcgccgtgcagcctagtagTAGAAATATGAAGACAAAGTAAGACATTTCCATTGATggaatctggtgcttgtgtgtctctccaaataaaacagtaacattactgacaccttgtgaccggtgtggaatactacacatcatcacgtctttgaatgcgtcttctgaatgccttattttacATCATTtacgtctgcgtgctaaccactccatcaccgtgcagccgttccaaaaacatgctaggttaattagccactccaaattgtccataggtatgaatgtgagtgtgaatggttgtttgtctatacgtatgtgccctgtgattggctggctcgcccgaagacagctgggataggctccagcacccgtctccccctgggataggctccagcacatgtgccctgtgattggctgggaattTTTAGTCATATATAAAGGTGATTTAGTGAAggggaataaagtgaaacatgccgagggtggaattgaaccctcgtctcttagctgcgaggtctgtgcgctaaccactcgaccaccctgCAGcactcaattcattcattcaagtacTAAAATGTAGTATAATGTAGTTATTTACTTGGGGAAAGACGTTTGTATACTAACTGTGGTTGATGGAATAGACCAATTCCCATCTCATCTGTTCTTCCATACTCCCGCTAGATTACTCCAAGGGATTTGGAGGGAAATTTGGTGTCCAGAATGATCGTATGGATAAGGTacgttatgtttttttttttttaatctttgttGCCATTAGATGAGTCACATGTGTCTTTCTGCTCCACAGAGTGCCGGCACGTTTGAGGACGTTGAGAAGCCCAAACCATCTTACCAGAAAACCAGACCTGTGGAGGCTGGTAAGCGCTGTCTGGAAATCATGCggcagaaaaatacatcggctaacaaagtgcggcccgggggccatttgcggcacaATCaaagtttaaaattttaattaaatttttttttttttttttcaaaaacagttgtaacttgagaaaaaaaagcacttaaGTAAAATTATGTTGAGGTGAAAAGTTAATGCTAttagaattaagtcaaaatagaaTGGGAATAGTCATAATTAGGGCAGTCAAATGATttttaaatcagattaatcacagttttcaaatcaattcatcatgattaatctcACTACGTTTGaaaaatatgcccatttttaccgtatttttattgaaagaaagacaaattataaattatagggcaggattatgtatatttgtttatattaacAGCGCCAAAATTTGAATCCAATGaagacataataatattataatattgcgAGAAATAACTGGATCgactgatatgttttttttttcgagccGATGCCGATATCAATTTTTCCATCACCCATAgccgatggctgattttgcttgggccgatatttatggccgatactgcttttaatttacatgaaaaaaatgacaaagataacaaatattatttattgaaatgtaaacactgaacactgaaacaacttccggcaacacaaagctgcccggcggatgcctgtctgtaaatcacgcggcagaaaaatacatcggcgaacccacatgcgtatcagccgataccgattcaagtaaagaacgcaaatatcagtCGATCCTTAATCGATACTATCAGTatttgaatggaatgaatgtTTCACCGTAGTATAGGTACCATGCAGTAACTATCTTGGCTTCCCTATTTCATCTTTGGTCAGCCGGCAGCAGCACAGGAAGCATTAAGGCCCAGTTTGAGAACATCGCCAGGcagaaggaggaagaagacCGAAAGAGAGCTGAAGAAGAGCGAGCACGTCGACAGGCCAAGGAAAAGCAGGAACAAGAGGAGGCGCGTCGGAAATTGGAAGAGCGGGCCAAAGCTCCCTCCCCGGTACCAGTTGCTAGCCCCAGTCCCGCTCCTAGCCCGACTCCACCGCTCCACACTTCTTCTCTTTCATACCAGGTAGGCTTCAcaatggaacattcattcattcattttctaccgcttatcctcatgagggtcgcgggggtgctggagcctatcccagctgtcttcaggcgacacatatagacaaacaaccattcacactcacattcatacctatggacaatttggagtggctaattaacctagcatgtttttggaatgtgggaggaaaccggagtacccggagaaaaccgggtataaacatgcaaactccacacagagatgcccgagtggggaatcaaacccaggtctcctagctgtgtggcctgtgcgctaaccacattaCACCATGCGATTTATAAATATacttacttatatacttatttataaatataatattttcatagttaaacctaaacattattagagacctgaaggcatgaaataacacccctatagtcacattgacactacaaattatcccaaaaaagtggacataataggagtcaccaattaacctagcatgtttttggaacgtgggaggaaaccggagtacccggagaaaaccgggtataaacatgcaaactccacacggagatgcccgagtggggaatcaaacccaggtctcctagctgtgtggcctgcgcgctaaccataaTACACCATGCGATTTATAAATATacttacttatatacttatttataaatataatattttcatagttaaacctaaacattattagagacctgaaggcatgaaataacacccctatagtcacattgacactacaaattatcccaaaaagtggacataataggagtcaccaattaacctagcatgtttttggaatgtgggaggaaaccggagtacccggagaaaaccgtgtataaacatgcaaactccacacagagatgcccgagtggggaatcaaacccaggtctcctagctgtgtggcctgcgcgctaaccacaataCACCATGCGATTTATAAATATacttacttatatacttatttataaatataatatcttcatagttaaacctaaacattattagagacctgaaggcatgaaataacacccctatagtcacattgacactacaaattatcccaaaaagtggacataataggagtcaccaattaacctaacatgtttttggaatgtgggaggaaaccggagtacccggagaaaaccgggtataaacatgcaaactccacacagagatgcccgagtggggaatcaaacccaggtctcctagctgtgtggcctgcgcgctaaccacaataCACCATGCGATTTATAAATATacttacttatatacttatttataaatataatattttcatagttaaacctaaacattattagagacctgaaggcatgaaataacacccctatagtcacattgacactacaaattatcccaaaaagtggacataataggagtcaccaattaacctagcatgtttttggaatgtgggaggaaaccggagtacccggagaaaaccgggtataaacatgcaaactccacacagagatgcccgagtggggaatcaaacccaggtctcctagctgtgtggcctgcgcgctaaccacaataCACCATGCGATTTATAAATATacttacttatatacttatttataaatataatattttcatagttaaacctaaacattattagagacctgaaggcatgaaataacacccctatagtcacattgacactacaaattatcccaaaaaagtggacataataggagtcaccaattaacctagcatgtttttggaatgtgggaggaaaccggagtacccggagaaaaccgggtataaacatgcaaactccacacagagatgcccgagtggggaatcaaacccaggtctcctagctgtgtggcctgcgcgctaaccacattacACCATGCGATTTATAAATATacttacttatatacttatttataaatctaatattttcatagttaaacctaaacattattagagacctgaaggcatgaaataacacccctatagtcacattgacactacaaattatcccaaaaagtggacataataggagtcaccaattaacctagcatgtttttggaatgtgggaggaacccatgcaacatgcaaactgtccgagggtggaatcgaactgggatctcctagctgtgaggcctgcgtgctaaccactctacgctaataataataataataatgtatttttctgaATAGAACACAGATGAATCGGCGTATGAAGTTGCTGAGGAGAACGGAGAGCAGCTTTATGAAGGTGAACCCCAGCGTGGCTCCACGCAGCAGGAAGATCTTTACCAGACACCTGCTGAAGGTACGCACGCACGGTATATGTACGGGCGTACATATATACCTGCATATACTGACTACTGATGGAGAAAAACATATATTTCTTATCTTAATGATGTAGTAGTATTCACATTTAAAACGTTGTGCTATCAACACTCCCTTGCCTCTATTA
Coding sequences within it:
- the LOC131132107 gene encoding src substrate cortactin-like isoform X1, with product MWKAAAGQSVKVNVDDGGDDWETDPDFENDVSEKEQRWGAKTVVGSGHQEHINIHQLRQTVSTEHTSLKQKELDDMPKASHGYGGKFGVQQDRMDKSAVGHDYQSLLSKHCSQTDNSKGFGGKFGVQADRVDQSAVGFEYAGKTEKHASQKDYNTGFGGKYGVQADRVDQSAVGFDYQGKTEKHESQKDYAKGFGGKFGVETDKVDKSAVGFEYQGKTERHESQKDYVKGFGGKFGVQTDRQDKSALGWDHQEKLQLHESQKDYSKGFGGKFGVQNDRMDKSAGTFEDVEKPKPSYQKTRPVEAAGSSTGSIKAQFENIARQKEEEDRKRAEEERARRQAKEKQEQEEARRKLEERAKAPSPVPVASPSPAPSPTPPLHTSSLSYQNTDESAYEVAEENGEQLYEGEPQRGSTQQEDLYQTPAEEGQYDYVEDLGMTAVALYDYQAAGDDEISFDPDEVITNIEMIDEGWWRGMCRGVYGLFPANYVEVRSQ
- the LOC131132107 gene encoding src substrate cortactin-like isoform X2 — translated: MWKAAAGQSVKVNVDDGGDDWETDPDFENDVSEKEQRWGAKTVVGSGHQEHINIHQLRQTVSTEHTSLKQKELDDMPKASHGYGGKFGVQQDRMDKSAVGHDYQSLLSKHCSQTDNSKGFGGKFGVQADRVDQSAVGFEYAGKTEKHASQKDYAKGFGGKFGVETDKVDKSAVGFEYQGKTERHESQKDYVKGFGGKFGVQTDRQDKSALGWDHQEKLQLHESQKDYSKGFGGKFGVQNDRMDKSAGTFEDVEKPKPSYQKTRPVEAAGSSTGSIKAQFENIARQKEEEDRKRAEEERARRQAKEKQEQEEARRKLEERAKAPSPVPVASPSPAPSPTPPLHTSSLSYQNTDESAYEVAEENGEQLYEGEPQRGSTQQEDLYQTPAEEGQYDYVEDLGMTAVALYDYQAAGDDEISFDPDEVITNIEMIDEGWWRGMCRGVYGLFPANYVEVRSQ